In the Paralichthys olivaceus isolate ysfri-2021 chromosome 17, ASM2471397v2, whole genome shotgun sequence genome, one interval contains:
- the LOC109629826 gene encoding retinal-specific phospholipid-transporting ATPase ABCA4-like isoform X2 translates to MGAGAQVRLLLWKNWTIRRRQRVRFFMEIMWPVMLFMGLVWLRRVNPLYRQHECHFPNKAMPSTGVLPWIQGIFCNANNPCFQYPTRGESPGLVSNYNNSILARFYSDAQELLVSDPQFLELGRLWRELNTMSNFMDTLRSHPEQISGRGVKVEMILKDDETLTAFLLRDIPLTESVVYQLVNAQIRPEQFASGVPDLHLKDIACSMNLLERFLIFPSSRGLNAVRNAMCILTPQRLQIIEDKFYANVDFFKLFRLLPLVLDNHSEGIDIHFWVRVISAVSDKLHELFQRSSTRELFQVMTPLFQNNLSFREVMAAASRLVCGYTEGAFSRVTSFNWYEDNNYKAFLGISSSRAQGHYTYDNSTTPFCNDLMRELESNPTTRIVWNSVKPMLMGQILYAPDSPAVRQIIRNANTTFEELERLRTMGKAWEEVAPQIWAFFQDGVQVKMIRDSICNPSVMDFIDRSLEETPFSSKHILNFLYNGSPEERPEDMPNFDWRHIFNLTDRVIRMLNQYGDCVILDKFVALRDEDGVTHQALDLLEDRKFWAGLIFVDMYPWTTSVPPHVKFKIRMDIDAVERTNKVKDRYWDPGPRADPMEDLRYVWGGFAYLQDIIEHGIIKTHTGKEWPLGVYLQQMPYPCYVDDLFMLTLNRCFPIFMVLAWVYSVSMIVKSIVLEKELRLKETLKATGVTNGVIWSTWFIDSFIMMSTSTALLTAIIMGGRVLNYSNPIILFLFLLTFTMATIMQCFLLSVFFNHANLAAACCGIVYFALYLPHIFFFAWQDRITKDMKILVSLLSQVAFGFGTEYLSRYEEQGLGLQWDNIQTSPLEGDEFSFLTSICMMGLDTVLYAVLAWYLDNVFPGQYGIGRPFYFPFLPCYWLNTVAPASSNELDLDKKGFDNLVSKKQEEQQKKEKENQEQEKPKEEANSCEHQNQRERLGKETQSEGEEDQEKDGQQFFEAEPADLVKGVCIENMVKVFGSSSRPAVDGLNISFYESQITAFLGHNGAGKTTTMSILTGMFPPTSGTATIYGKDICTDMDTIRLSLGMCPQHNILFQHMTVAEHILFYSLLKGRPIAEAEEEVENMLQDLGLPHKRNELTQNLSGGMQRKLSVALAFVGGAKVVILDEPTSGVDPYSRRSIWDLLLKYRAGRTVIMSTHHMDEADLLSDRVAIISQGRLFCCGSPIFLKNCFGAGFYLTLVRRIKHDALKVSCDCTEDCSCKCSKCSEFKMNTEETQAADRQMDGNMESITALIHHHVPQARLIEAIGQELTYLLPNRNFQPRAYASLFRELEETLVDIGLSSFGVSDTSLEEIFLKVTADGNATNRKCLQEADGASYTNGQGPCDVSDGGAGRGSDQVRGLCLTIKQFFALLIKRLHHTTRSFKDFFAQIVLPASFVFLALTFTLIVPPFGEYPSLTLSPWMYGRQYTFFSNERPMDAQMRYFGEVLLDKPGFGTRCMVDEPLEDFPCNNITTEWEMTLVNPALIEMLAGPEWDSLTPSPDCQCSTPRKLTMLPVCPEGAGGLPPPQRIQSTGDVLMDLTGRNISDYLVKTYPSLIRTSLKSKYWVNEQRYGGISVGGQLPVLELRPKTLQDVAAQLGQLLNVTGGKHSKQTLKDIGTFLRYMETPNNVKVWYSNKGWHAMVSFMNVANNAILRANLAKGATLDEYGITAINHPLNLTKEHLSEITVLTTSVDAVVAICVIFAMSFVPASFVLYLIQERVTQAKHLQFVSGVSPLVYWMANFLWDMVNYSISAAMVVEVFLFFDKKCFTSPTNLKPLVALLLLYGWSVTPMMYPMSYMFNIPSTAYVSLSCINLFIGINSSAITFILDLFEGTTALYKFNQLLKAVLLIFPHYCLGRGLIDMAMNQAITDIYTRFGEDYSPDPYQWNFIGKNLFCMAVEGFVYFLLNILFQYRFFLDHWISDCPKPKIFDEDVDVAEERERVCQNRNTNDILRTRDLSKTYTGTIIPAVDRICVGVSPGECFGLLGVNGAGKTTMFKMLTGDIDVTSGEASIAGHSILTNILDVHQNMGYCPQFDAIDELLTGREHLHLYARLRGVPESEISRVAEWAIHKLGLTECAGRSAGTYSGGNRRKLSTAIAMIGCPALVLLDEPTTGMDPLSRRFLWNSILSVIQDRRAVVLTSHSMEECEALCTRLAIMVNGSFKCLGTIQHLKYKFGDGYVVTMKIRAAEPGLAPDLNPAEAFMESTFPGCIQREKHYNTLQYKISSSSLARIFQMVLANKDKLNIEDYTVSQTTLDQVFVNFAKQQSGEDDTIVLHPKAAGAQRYIDATPIKSLGK, encoded by the exons GCAGCCGAGGACTCAACGCAGTTCGCAATGCCATGTGCATCCTGACCCCGCAGCGGCTACAGATAATAGAGGACAAGTTCTACGCCAATGTGGACTTTTTCAAGCTCTTCCGGCTG CTTCCTCTTGTTCTGGACAACCATTCTGAAGGCATTGACATTCACTTCTGGGTGCGGGTCATCTCTGCTGTCTCAGACAAACTACACGAG ttgtTCCAGAGGAGCAGCACCAGGGAGCTTTTCCAGGTCATGACTCCTCTCTTCCAGAACAATCTGTCCTTCAGGGAGGTGATGGCCGCTGCCTCCCGCCTGGTATGTGGCTACACCGAGGGGGCTTTCTCCAGAGTCACCTCCTTTAACTGGTATGAAGACAATAACTACAAGGCCTTCCTGggtatcagcagcagcagggcacAGGGCCACTACACATATGACAACAGCACCA ctcctttCTGCAATGATCTGATGAGAGAACTGGAGTCCAACCCTACCACCAGGATTGTGTGGAACTCTGTAAAGCCCATGCTGATGGGACAGATACTGTACGCTCCTGACTCGCCCGCTGTCAGACAGATCATACGAAAT GCTAACACTACATTTGAGGAGCTGGAAAGGCTCAGGACAATGGGGAAGGCCTGGGAGGAAGTCGCTCCTCAGATTTGGGCTTTTTTCCAAGATGGAGTCCAAGTCAAGATGATTCGG GACTCCATTTGTAATCCATCAGTAATGGATTTCATTGATAGAAGTCTTGAGGAGACACCCTTCTCCTCCAAGCACATACTCAACTTCCTGTACAATGGCTCACCAGAGGAACGTCCAGAGGACATGCCGAATTTTGACTGGAGACACATCTTCAACCTCACTGACCGTGTCATTCGGATGCTCAATCAATATGGGGAT TGTGTAATCCTGGATAAGTTTGTGGCTCTGCGTGATGAGGACGGTGTCACCCATCAGGCCTTGGACCTGTTAGAGGACAGAAAGTTCTGGGCAGGCCTCATCTTTGTAGATATGTACCCCTGGACCACCAGTGTCCCGCCCCATGTCAAGTTCAAGATCCGTATGGATATTGATGCAGTGGAGCGCACCAACAAGGTCAAAGACAG ATATTGGGACCCTGGTCCCAGAGCTGATCCTATGGAGGATCTCCGCTATGTGTGGGGCGGCTTTGCTTACCTCCAAGACATAATAGAGCATGGAATCATCAAGACTCACACAGGGAAGGAGTGGCCGCTGGGTGTTTACCTTCAACAGATGCCATACCCATGTTATGTGGATGATCT CTTCATGCTGACTCTGAACCGCTGCTTCCCCATCTTCATGGTACTGGCCTGGGTCTACTCGGTGTCCATGATAGTCAAGAGTATCGTCCTCGAGAAGGAACTCCGCCTGAAGGAGACCCTAAAGGCCACAGGGGTCACCAACGGCGTCATCTGGTCCACCTGGTTTATTGACAGCTTCATCATGATGAGCACTAGCACTGCTCTCCTTACTGCCATCATCATG GGAGGGAGGGTGCTGAACTACAGCAatcccatcatcctcttcctctttctgctcACCTTCACTATGGCAACCATCATGCAGTGCTTCCTCCTCAGTGTATTCTTTAACCACGCCAACCTGGCAGCGGCCTGCTGCGGCATCGTTTACTTCGCCCTTTACCTCCCACACATCTTCTTCTTTGCCTGGCAAGACCGCATCACCAAAGACATGAAGATCCTGGTG AGTCTGCTGTCACAAGTGGCGTTTGGCTTTGGGACAGAGTACCTGTCACGGTACGAAGAACAGGGTTTGGGTTTGCAGTGGGACAACATCCAGACAAGTCCTCTGGAAGGGGATGAGTTCTCCTTCCTCACTTCCATCTGCATGATGGGCCTGGACACTGTACTGTACGCTGTGCTGGCTTGGTACCTGGACAATGTCTTCCCTG GACAGTATGGAATTGGCCGTCCATTTTACTTTCCCTTCCTGCCCTGTTACTGGCTCAATACTGTGGCTCCAGCTTCAA GCAACGAGCTTGATTTGGATAAAAAGGGCTTTGATAACCTTGTGAGCAAGAAGCAagaagagcagcagaaaaaagagaaggaaaaccAGGAACAGGAGAAACCAAAGGAGGAGGCCAACTCATGTGAACACCAGAATCAGCGGGAGAGGCTGGGGAAGGAAACTCAgtctgagggagaggaggaccAGGAAAAAGATG GCCAGCAGTTCTTTGAGGCAGAGCCAGCCGACCTGGTGAAGGGGGTTTGCATCGAGAACATGGTCAAGGTGTTTGGCAGTAGCTCCAGACCGGCAGTGGATGGCCTCAACATCAGTTTTTATGAGAGCCAGATTACTGCCTTTCTGGGCCACAATGGGGCTGGGAAGACCACCACCAT gTCTATTTTGACTGGCATGTTCCCTCCCACCTCTGGGACGGCCACCATCTATGGCAAGGATATCTGCACAGACATGGATACCATTCGCCTGTCTCTGGGAATGTGTCCCCAACACAACATCCTTTTTCAACA TATGACAGTAGCAGAGCACATCCTGTTCTACTCCCTGTTGAAAGGCCGTCCAATAgcggaggcagaggaggaggtggagaacatGCTGCAGGATCTGGGTCTCCCCCACAAGAGAAATGAACTGACTCAGAACCTCTCAG GAGGCATGCAGAGGAAGCTGTCAGTCGCCTTGGCATTTGTTGGTGGGGCTAAAGTGGTGATCCTGGATGAGCCCACATCAGGGGTGGACCCCTACTCCAGGCGCTCCATTTGGGATTTGCTGCTGAAATACCGTGCAG GACGCACAGTGATAATGTCCACCCACCACATGGACGAGGCCGACCTGCTGAGTGACCGGGTGGCCATTATCTCACAGGGTCGCCTCTTCTGTTGTGGTTCCCCAATCTTCCTCAAGAATTGCTTTGGCGCCGGTTTCTACCTCACTCTTGTACGGCGAATTAAACATGATGCTCTAAAG GTTAGCTGCGACTGTACAGAGGACTGCTCCTGTAAATGCTCTAAATGCTCTGAGTTTAAAATGAACACTGAGGAGACgcaggctgcagacagacagatggacg GTAACATGGAAAGCATCACAGCCCTGATCCACCATCACGTGCCACAGGCTCGACTGATCGAGGCCATCGGACAGGAGCTGACCTACCTGCTCCCAAACCGTAACTTCCAGCCCAGGGCCTACGCCAGCCTCTTCAGGGAGCTGGAGGAAACCCTGGTGGACATCGGCCTCAGCAGCTTTGGCGTGTCGGACACATCGTTGGAGGAG atctTCCTAAAGGTCACTGCTGATGGGAATGCAACCAACAGGAAATGTTTAcaag AGGCGGATGGAGCTTCGTACACCAATGGCCAGGGCCCGTGTGATGTCTCAGACGGTGGCGCAGGCAGGGGGTCGGACCAGGTTAGAGGCCTGTGTCTGACCATCAAACAGTTCTTCGCTCTGCTGATAAAGAGGCTGCATCACACCACACGCTCCTTCAAAGACTTCTTTGCCCAG ATTGTGCTGCCAGCCAGTTTTGTTTTCCTGGCACTGACATTCACTCTGATCGTTCCACCTTTTGGAGAATATCCAAGTCTGACGCTCAGTCCCTGGATGTATGGACGGCAGTACACCTTCTTCAG TAATGAGCGACCTATGGATGCTCAGATGAGATACTTTGGTGAGGTGTTGCTGGACAAGCCTGGCTTTGGGACTCGCTGCATGGTGGATGAACCACTGGA AGATTTCCCATGTAACAACATCACCACAGAGTGGGAGATGACCCTGGTGAACCCTGCCCTGATAGAAATGCTGGCTGGTCCAGAGTGGGACTCCCTCACACCATCACCAGACTGTCAGTGCAGCACACCCAGAAAACTTACCATGCTGCCTGTGTGCCCAGAGGGAGCTGGAGGCCTGCCACCTCCACAG AGGATCCAGTCAACAGGAGACGTTCTCATGGACCTTACAGGCAGGAACATCTCTGACTACCTGGTGAAGACCTACCCCAGCCTCATCAGAACCAG CTTGAAGAGCAAATATTGGGTGAATGAACAAAG GTATGGAGGTATATCAGTCGGAGGGCAGCTTCCTGTTTTAGAGTTGCGGCCAAAGACCCTGCAAGATGTGGCCGCACAACTGGGACAATTGCTCAATGTTACTGGG GGCAAACACTCTAAGCAAACACTGAAGGACATAGGGACGTTCCTCAGGTACATGGAGACTCCTAACAATGTCAAG GTGTGGTATAGCAATAAGGGCTGGCACGCCATGGTATCTTTCATGAACGTAGCCAACAATGCCATCCTCCGTGCAAACCTGGCCAAAGGAGCGACCCTGGACGAATATGGAATCACGGCTATCAACCACCCCCTGAACCTCACCAAAGAGCATCTCTCTGAGATCACTGT CCTGACCACCTCAGTGGATGCAGTGGTGGCAATCTGTGTCATCTTCGCCATGTCCTTTGTCCCGGCCAGCTTCGTCCTTTATCTCATCCAGGAAAGGGTCACCCAGGCCAAACACCTGCAGTTTGTCAGTGGTGTCAGTCCACTGGTTTACTGGATGGCCAACTTCCTCTGGGACATG GTGAATTACTCCATCAGTGCAGCAATGGTGGTGgaagttttccttttttttgatAAGAAGTGCTTCACCTCACCAACCAACCTCAAGCCGCTTGTTGCCCTGCTTTTGCTTTATGG ctgGTCTGTGACACCTATGATGTACCCCATGTCCTACATGTTTAACATACCCAGCACAGCctatgtctctctgtcatgtATCAACCTCTTTATTGGCATTAACAGCAGCGCCATCACCTTCATTCTGGACCTTTTTGAGGGAACCACT GCTCTGTACAAGTTCAATCAGCTGTTAAAGGCCGTGCTACTCATCTTCCCCCATTACTGCCTGGGACGAGGTCTCATAGACATGGCTATGAACCAGGCCATTACTGATATCTACACTCGCTTTG GTGAGGACTACAGTCCAGATCCATATCAATGGAACTTTATCGGGAAGAACCTGTTCTGCATGGCTGTAGAAGGATTTGTCTATTTCCTCCTTAACATTCTCTTCCAGTATCGCTTCTTCCTGGATCACTG GATATCAGATTGCCCAAAGCCTAAAATTTTCGACGAAGATGTAGATGTGGCTGAGGAAAGAGAGCGAGTTTGCCAGAACAGAAATACAAATGATATTTTACGAACAAGAGACCTGTCGAAG ACGTACACAGGAACCATCATCCCTGCAGTGGACCGAATCTGTGTTGGAGTATCCCCTGGAGAG TGCTTTGGTCTCCTCGGAGTAAACGGTGCAGGCAAGACCACCATGTTTAAGATGCTGACAGGAGACATTGACGTTACCTCAGGAGAAGCCTCCATTGCTGGTCATAG CATTTTAACCAACATCCTGGACGTTCACCAGAACATGGGATACTGCCCACAGTTTGACGCCATAGATGAGTTGCTGACAGGCCGAGAACATCTGCACCTTTATGCCCGCCTCCGTGGAGTCCCAGAGTCTGAGATCAGCAGG GTTGCAGAGTGGGCCATCCACAAGCTGGGTCTCACAGAGTGTGCAGGTCGAAGTGCTGGGACTTACAGCGGAGGTAACAGGAGGAAACTCTCAACAGCCATTGCCATGATTGGTTGCCCTGCTCTGGTGCTGCTG GATGAGCCGACCACAGGTATGGACCCTCTTTCCAGACGCTTCCTCTGGAATTCCATTTTGAGCGTTATTCAGGACAGACGAGCTGTGGTTCTCACCTCACACAg CATGGAGGAATGTGAGGCACTCTGTACCCGTTTGGCCATTATGGTCAATGGATCTTTCAAATGCTTGGGAACCATTCAGCATCTTAAATACAA ATTTGGCGATGGCTACGTTGTGACCATGAAGATCAGGGCAGCGGAACCCGGTCTCGCCCCAGACCTAAATCCTGCTGAAGCTTTCATGGAGAGCACGTTCCCTGGCTGCatccagagagagaaacactacAACACGCTGCAGTACaagatctcctcctcctctctggctcGCATCTTTCAGATGGTCCTGGCCAACAAAGACAAGCTAAACATAGAGGACTACACAGTATCACAGACAACTCTCGATCAG GTCTTTGTAAATTTTGCCAAGCAACAGTCAGGAGAGGATGACACCATAGTGTTACACCCAAAGGCTGCTGGTGCACAGCGATACATCGACGCCACACCCATCAAGTCTTTGGGGAAGTGA